The Lepus europaeus isolate LE1 chromosome 6, mLepTim1.pri, whole genome shotgun sequence genome includes a window with the following:
- the EXOSC8 gene encoding exosome complex component RRP43 produces MAAGFKTVEPLEYYRRFLKENCRPDGRELGEFRTTTVNIGSISTADGSALVKLGNTTVICGIKAEFAAPPADAPDKGYVVPNVDLPPLCSSRFRSGPPGEEAQVASQFIADVIDNSQIIQKEDLCISPGKLAWVLYCDLICLDYDGNILDACTFALLAALKNVQLPEVTINEETALAEVNLKKKSYLNIRTHPVATSFAIFDDTLLIVDPTGEEEHLATGTLTVVMDEEGKLCCLHKPGGSGLTGAKLQDCMSRAVTRHKEVKKLMDEVIKSMKPK; encoded by the exons ATGGCGGCCGGGTTCAA AACTGTGGAACCTTTGGAGTATTACAGAAGATTTCTG AAAGAGAATTGTCGCCCTGATGGAAGAGAACTTGGAGAATTCAGAACCACAACCGTTAATATAG GTTCAATTAGTACTGCAGATGGTTCTGCTTTAGTGAAGCTGGGAAATACTACAGTAATTTGTGGAATTAAAGCA GAATTTGCAGCACCACCAGCAGATGCTCCTGATAAAGGATATGTTG TTCCTAATGTGGATCTACCACCCCTGTGTTCGTCGAGATTTCGGTCTGGACCTCCTGGAGAAGAGGCCCAGGTGGCCAGCCAGTTTATTGCAGATGTCATTGACAA TTCACAGATAATTCAGAAAGAAGACCTATGCATTTCTCCTGGAAAG CTTGCTTGGGTTCTATACTGTGATCTCATTTGCCTTGATTATGATGGAAACATTTTGGATGCCTGCACATTTGCTTTGTTAGCAGCTTTAAAAAATG TACAGTTACCTGAAGTTACTATTAATGAAGAAACTGCTTTAGCAGAagttaatttaaagaaaaaaagttacttgAATATCAGAACTCACCCAGTTGCAACTTCCTTTGCCATCTTTGATGA cacttTGCTTATAGTTGACCCTACCGGGGAGGAAGAGCATCTGGCAACAGGAACCTTAACGGTCGTAATGGATGAGGAAGGCAAACTCTGTTGTCTTCACAAACCAG GTGGAAGTGGACTGACTGGTGCTAAACTTCAAGACTGTATGAGCCGAGCAGTTACAAGacataaagaagtaaaaaaactGATGGATGAAGTAATTAAGAGTATGAAACCCAAATAA